A stretch of DNA from Candidatus Poribacteria bacterium:
GGAACAGGGTCACAAACAGCCGTTACCTGTAATCTATCTTGGACATCGTCCTGGGTGAGATGCGGAAGGATACCCCGCACGGAGATGCTCCCTACACCGACAACCCCGATGCGTACTCTATCACTCGTTGACATAATATTTCCTCCAATTTTGGCTTTCGGCAAATTAGTTGTCAGCCGTCGACTTTCAGCTTTCAGCAAGAACGGGGTATACTTATAGTAAAGTCGAAAAATATGTAGACAGTTGCGCAGCGAAACATCCCTCCGTCGCTGGCGAGGATTGTATCCTCGCCTCTTTAGAGTGTCTCATTAATTCTAAACTTTACTATAAACGAAAATCTCTTAAAACTGACTGCTGACGGCTGATTGCCAACGGCTATTCTACTATCGCCACGATGTCTCGTGTTGCCACCCGACAGCATTTTTCAGTTTATCGCAATTGATAAACGACTGATGTCCCTCAAGTGCTCTGACCTTCGGAAGAAATTCGGGTTTAAAACGCTCAACCAATTCTTGGGAGGGTTCTAAGGCTGAAGTGTCATCGGCGTTCAGAAAATAGACATTGTGGGGTGGCAGTGTGTCCACTTTTTCCATAATCAGGCGGTGTGCACTCGCGACGTCTTCACTGCCTACCCAACACCAGAGCCACGGGGTCCACGCGGTTGTCGGTTTGGCATTCTCTGCCATCTGTCTCCTCCGTTCTTCTGGGCTGATACCGGCAGGGCGTGTAACATAGGTTCGGATGCCATAGGCACGAGTATAACTCGCCAAGAGATCTTCGCCACACCGTTTAGAGAAACTGTAGGAATCTTCAGGATAGCAGGGGTGTTCTTCATCTAAGGGTAGGTAATCTATTGGGATATGGGTCTTACTAATTCGGAAGCCGTGTCCTAACGC
This window harbors:
- a CDS encoding NAD(P)-dependent oxidoreductase, which gives rise to MKILITGASGRLGEFVIRELADQHALVLMSRRTPPAEFSHLPFIQGDLNNFEDCQRAVEGVDAIQHLGAQPGPVDHPDLRARAAEQDIPFDATFKTNMLGTYYLMQAAIEADVHTVVMSGSNCALGHGFRISKTHIPIDYLPLDEEHPCYPEDSYSFSKRCGEDLLASYTRAYGIRTYVTRPAGISPEERRRQMAENAKPTTAWTPWLWCWVGSEDVASAHRLIMEKVDTLPPHNVYFLNADDTSALEPSQELVERFKPEFLPKVRALEGHQSFINCDKLKNAVGWQHETSWR